A genomic region of Bosea sp. 124 contains the following coding sequences:
- a CDS encoding DMT family transporter has translation MSPLLGISLKLISALAFTLMSAGIKATAARYPTGELVFFRSFFALIPLLIWLAWRSELPGALKTNNLRGHMKRGVIGSTGMFCGFAALQFLPLSDAVALGYAAPLGVVVLAALVLKERVRIYRWSAVTIGFIGVLIMLSPHLTSGTLSQGLQAGPALGAALGLAGAFCSAFASIEVRLLTKTEPTGAIVFYFMLLTSALGLATMALGWRMPDLPDAALMVAIGILGGLGQILLVQAYRFGDASLIAPFEYSTMIWAVIIGWFLFGEWPVSTILIGAVIVIASGIYVILREQRLGLLKREQREIGSTRAT, from the coding sequence TTGTCCCCTCTCCTTGGCATCAGCCTGAAACTGATCTCGGCGCTGGCCTTCACGCTGATGTCGGCCGGCATCAAGGCGACCGCGGCGCGCTATCCGACCGGCGAACTCGTCTTCTTCCGCTCCTTCTTCGCGCTGATTCCGCTGCTGATTTGGCTGGCCTGGCGCTCCGAACTGCCCGGCGCGCTCAAGACGAACAATCTCCGCGGCCACATGAAGCGTGGCGTCATCGGCTCGACCGGCATGTTCTGCGGCTTTGCGGCGCTCCAGTTCCTGCCGCTTTCGGATGCGGTGGCGCTCGGCTATGCCGCACCGCTCGGCGTCGTCGTGCTGGCGGCGCTGGTGCTCAAGGAGCGCGTGCGGATCTACCGCTGGAGCGCCGTGACGATCGGCTTCATCGGCGTCCTGATCATGCTCTCGCCGCATCTCACGAGTGGCACGCTCTCGCAGGGACTGCAGGCGGGACCGGCTTTGGGTGCAGCGCTCGGCCTGGCCGGCGCGTTCTGCTCGGCCTTCGCCTCGATCGAGGTGCGGCTGCTGACGAAGACGGAGCCGACCGGCGCGATCGTCTTCTATTTCATGCTGCTGACGAGCGCGCTCGGGCTTGCCACCATGGCCCTGGGCTGGCGCATGCCGGACTTGCCCGATGCGGCTTTGATGGTCGCGATCGGCATCCTGGGCGGCCTCGGCCAGATCCTGCTCGTCCAGGCCTATCGCTTCGGCGACGCCTCGCTGATCGCGCCCTTCGAATACTCGACGATGATCTGGGCGGTCATCATCGGCTGGTTCCTGTTCGGCGAATGGCCGGTCAGCACGATCCTGATCGGCGCCGTGATCGTCATCGCATCGGGGATCTACGTCATCCTGCGCGAGCAGAGGCTCGGCCTGCTGAAGCGCGAGCAGCGCGAGATCGGCTCGACTCGCGCCACCTGA
- a CDS encoding SDR family oxidoreductase, producing the protein MDLGISGRTAIVCASSKGLGRGCAEALAEAGCTVVINGRDGATLEATASQIRASTGATVIPVVADVSTRAGQDALLAAAPKPDILVNNNGGPPPKPFRDVSREALLEGVVQNMATPLELVQRVVDGMMERRFGRIVNITSASVLTPLTGLDVSSAARAGLTAFLSGVAREVAHANVTINNILPGMFDTDRLKTGLTKMAAIKGLSIEEMAQARRGDVPAGRFGEADEFGKLCAFLASTHAGYITGQNFLIDGGAFRGSF; encoded by the coding sequence ATGGATCTGGGAATTTCCGGCCGCACGGCCATTGTATGCGCCTCCAGCAAGGGTCTCGGCCGCGGCTGCGCGGAAGCGCTGGCGGAGGCCGGCTGCACCGTCGTGATCAATGGCCGCGACGGCGCGACACTCGAGGCGACAGCGAGCCAGATTCGTGCCAGCACCGGTGCAACGGTCATTCCCGTCGTCGCCGACGTCTCGACCCGCGCCGGTCAGGATGCCTTGCTCGCAGCAGCCCCGAAGCCGGACATTCTGGTGAACAACAATGGCGGCCCTCCGCCGAAACCGTTTCGCGATGTGTCGCGCGAAGCGCTGCTGGAGGGTGTCGTCCAGAACATGGCGACACCGCTCGAACTGGTGCAGCGCGTTGTCGACGGCATGATGGAGCGGCGCTTCGGGCGCATCGTCAACATCACCTCGGCCAGCGTTCTGACGCCACTGACCGGCCTCGACGTCTCCTCGGCCGCCCGCGCCGGGCTCACCGCCTTCCTCTCGGGCGTGGCGCGCGAGGTCGCCCATGCCAATGTCACCATCAACAACATCCTGCCTGGCATGTTCGATACTGACCGGCTGAAGACCGGGCTGACGAAGATGGCCGCAATCAAGGGCCTCTCGATCGAGGAGATGGCGCAGGCGCGCCGGGGCGATGTGCCCGCCGGCCGCTTCGGCGAGGCCGACGAGTTCGGCAAGCTCTGCGCCTTCCTCGCCAGCACCCATGCCGGCTACATCACCGGCCAGAATTTCCTGATCGACGGCGGCGCCTTCCGGGGCAGTTTCTGA
- a CDS encoding UDP-2,3-diacylglucosamine diphosphatase, translating into MGDEDDAKQVRSIFISDLHLGTRGAQADLVLEFLRAYDAPQIYLVGDIVDGWRLKSGWYFPQAHNDVIQKLLRKVRKGSKLIYVTGNHDDFLRDFTGLQFGGITLVDEVIHETADGKRLLVIHGDLFDLVVRNAKWLALLGDWAYTAALASNTLVNKVRRWFALPHWSLSAWAKHKVKNAVNYIGEFETCLAAEARRHSADGVICGHIHHAAFREIDGLTYINTGDWVESCTAFVEHHDGRFELIRWPQGRRKGEVPVPVVVPARPNAVPELVEAA; encoded by the coding sequence ATGGGCGACGAGGACGACGCGAAGCAGGTTCGCAGCATCTTCATCTCGGATCTCCACCTCGGCACGCGCGGGGCGCAGGCCGATCTGGTCCTGGAATTCCTGCGGGCCTATGACGCCCCCCAGATCTATCTCGTCGGCGACATCGTCGACGGCTGGCGGTTGAAGAGCGGCTGGTATTTTCCGCAGGCGCATAACGACGTCATCCAGAAGCTGCTGCGGAAAGTCCGCAAGGGCTCGAAGCTGATTTACGTCACGGGCAACCATGACGATTTCCTGCGGGACTTCACCGGGCTGCAGTTCGGCGGCATCACCCTGGTCGACGAGGTCATTCACGAGACGGCCGACGGCAAGCGCCTGCTCGTGATCCATGGCGATCTGTTCGATCTCGTCGTGCGCAACGCCAAATGGCTCGCGCTGTTGGGCGACTGGGCCTACACGGCCGCTCTGGCCTCGAACACCTTGGTCAACAAGGTGCGCCGCTGGTTTGCGCTGCCGCACTGGTCGCTCTCGGCCTGGGCCAAGCACAAGGTCAAGAACGCGGTCAACTATATCGGCGAGTTCGAGACCTGCCTGGCCGCCGAGGCGCGCCGGCACAGCGCCGACGGCGTCATCTGTGGCCATATCCATCACGCCGCCTTTCGCGAGATCGACGGGCTAACCTACATCAACACGGGCGACTGGGTCGAAAGCTGCACGGCCTTCGTCGAGCACCATGACGGGCGCTTCGAGCTGATCCGCTGGCCGCAGGGCCGGCGCAAGGGCGAGGTGCCGGTGCCAGTCGTCGTGCCGGCGCGGCCCAACGCGGTGCCCGAGCTGGTCGAGGCCGCCTGA
- a CDS encoding glycosyltransferase family 1 protein, with the protein MRVMIATDAWRPQINGVVRSLERMVEAGPDFGVTPKMLTPEGFRQIGLPSYPDIRIALATRQALAERIADFGPDHIHIATEGPIGWLTRAVCLAQKRRFTTSYHTRFPQYVAARWPIPESWSYGFLRRFHGPAAAVMVSTGSVEAELRQHGFEKIVRWGRGVDLSLFHPRPQSVLDLPRPIFLSVGRVAVEKNLDAFLSLRLPGSKVVVGDGPARADLQSAFPDVTFLGTREGEELAAIYASSDVFVFPSLTDTFGIVLLEAAASGLPVAAFPVQGPSDVFAGSGAAVLNDDLRSAALQALRIPREACLELAAGHSWRRSAAQFYGHIRQVADQNAGRLPRNEATLPQAPGVTAFASGRVAEGLGPRRLPA; encoded by the coding sequence ATGCGCGTCATGATCGCAACGGATGCCTGGCGTCCGCAGATCAACGGCGTCGTCCGCTCGCTGGAACGGATGGTGGAGGCGGGGCCCGATTTCGGCGTCACGCCGAAGATGCTGACGCCGGAGGGCTTCCGCCAGATCGGGCTGCCGAGCTATCCCGATATCCGCATCGCACTGGCGACACGGCAGGCGCTGGCCGAGAGGATCGCGGATTTCGGGCCCGACCACATCCATATCGCGACGGAGGGGCCGATCGGCTGGCTGACGCGGGCGGTCTGCCTCGCCCAGAAGCGGCGCTTCACGACGAGCTATCACACCCGCTTCCCGCAATATGTCGCGGCGCGCTGGCCTATCCCCGAAAGCTGGAGCTACGGTTTCCTGCGCCGTTTCCACGGGCCGGCGGCGGCGGTGATGGTGTCGACCGGCTCCGTCGAGGCGGAGCTGCGCCAGCACGGCTTCGAGAAGATCGTGCGCTGGGGCCGCGGCGTCGATCTCTCGTTGTTCCATCCGCGCCCGCAAAGCGTTCTCGATCTACCGCGCCCGATCTTCCTCAGCGTCGGCCGCGTCGCCGTCGAGAAGAACCTCGATGCGTTCCTGTCGCTGCGGTTGCCGGGCAGCAAGGTCGTGGTCGGCGACGGGCCGGCGCGCGCCGATCTGCAGAGCGCCTTTCCCGATGTCACCTTCCTCGGCACGCGTGAAGGCGAGGAACTGGCGGCGATCTATGCCTCCTCCGATGTCTTCGTCTTCCCGAGCCTGACCGACACCTTCGGCATCGTGCTGCTGGAGGCCGCCGCCAGCGGCCTGCCGGTCGCGGCCTTTCCGGTGCAGGGGCCGAGCGATGTCTTCGCCGGCAGCGGGGCTGCGGTGCTGAATGACGATCTGCGGTCGGCGGCGTTGCAGGCGCTACGCATCCCGCGCGAGGCCTGCCTCGAACTCGCGGCCGGCCATAGCTGGCGGCGCAGCGCGGCGCAGTTCTACGGCCATATCCGACAAGTGGCGGACCAGAATGCGGGGCGGCTGCCGCGCAACGAGGCGACCCTGCCCCAGGCGCCCGGCGTCACAGCCTTCGCGAGCGGGCGTGTCGCGGAAGGGCTGGGGCCGAGGCGTCTGCCGGCTTGA
- a CDS encoding cation:proton antiporter, producing the protein MAGTVDPSVYKDAAVVLATAGVIVPFAKSFKINSIVAFMACGALLGPFGLGGLVSSIPLLSTITVSSAEALAGPAELGVAFLLFVIGLELSFERLVTMRRLVFGLGLGQVALSAGAIGTVAYALGQPAAAALIIGFGLALSSTAMVVELLSAKKRMTSSAGRASFAVLICQDIAVVPLLFLVSVLGAQNGGGSLLAGLAQALLQAFAAIAIIVLVGRRALRPLFRLVASTDSPESFMAATLLIALGTGMIAATAGLSMGLGAFIAGLLLAETEYRRAIEVTIDPFKSLLIGVFFLTVGMSVNPAELAAHPFAILAIAIGLFTAKSLLVFGLARLFRLSKATALETAIMIGPGGEFAFVLLNGAVGAKLLGQEAASLVLASVSLTMIALPLLARLARALTLKLAVPIILPDEAQVLPPHDHSARAIVVGCGRVGQLVGSMLDEHRKPYIAIDSDASLIAAQRRANRPAFYGDATKPDFLRLCGLDEATALIVTIDNARAVDATVLAARALRPDLVIVARARDAAHARHLYRIGVNDAVPETIEASLQLSEAALVGLGVPMGLVIASVHERRDGFRAELKPADASAPALPRHARSRRL; encoded by the coding sequence TTGGCCGGAACCGTCGACCCTTCCGTCTACAAGGACGCCGCCGTCGTGCTCGCGACGGCGGGCGTGATCGTGCCCTTCGCCAAGAGTTTCAAGATCAATTCGATCGTCGCCTTCATGGCCTGCGGTGCCCTGCTCGGTCCCTTCGGGCTGGGTGGGCTGGTCTCTTCGATCCCGCTGCTCAGCACCATCACGGTGTCGAGCGCGGAGGCCCTGGCCGGGCCGGCCGAACTCGGCGTCGCCTTCCTGCTCTTCGTGATCGGGCTCGAACTCTCCTTCGAGCGTCTGGTGACGATGCGCCGGTTGGTCTTCGGGCTGGGGCTTGGCCAGGTCGCGCTCTCCGCCGGCGCCATCGGGACGGTCGCCTATGCGCTGGGGCAGCCGGCCGCAGCCGCGCTGATCATCGGCTTCGGCCTCGCCCTGTCCTCGACCGCGATGGTGGTCGAGCTCTTGTCCGCCAAGAAGCGCATGACCTCGTCTGCCGGCCGCGCCAGCTTCGCCGTGCTGATCTGCCAGGACATCGCGGTCGTGCCCCTGCTCTTCCTCGTCAGCGTGCTGGGCGCGCAGAATGGCGGTGGCTCGCTGCTGGCAGGTCTCGCCCAGGCGCTGCTCCAGGCCTTCGCCGCCATCGCGATCATCGTGCTGGTGGGCCGGCGGGCGCTGAGGCCGCTCTTCCGCCTTGTCGCCTCGACAGATTCGCCGGAGAGCTTCATGGCAGCGACGCTGCTGATCGCCCTCGGGACGGGCATGATCGCGGCCACCGCCGGCCTCTCGATGGGCCTGGGAGCCTTCATCGCCGGGCTGCTGCTGGCGGAGACCGAGTATCGGCGCGCCATCGAGGTGACGATCGATCCGTTCAAGTCGCTCCTGATCGGTGTCTTCTTCCTGACCGTCGGCATGAGCGTGAACCCGGCCGAGCTTGCCGCGCACCCCTTTGCGATCCTCGCCATCGCGATCGGCCTTTTCACCGCGAAGTCGCTGCTCGTCTTCGGGCTGGCCCGCCTCTTCCGCCTGTCGAAGGCGACGGCGCTCGAAACCGCGATCATGATCGGCCCCGGCGGCGAATTCGCCTTCGTCCTGCTGAACGGTGCGGTCGGCGCCAAACTCCTGGGCCAGGAGGCCGCGAGCCTCGTCCTCGCCAGCGTCTCGCTGACCATGATCGCGCTGCCTTTGCTGGCACGTCTGGCTCGCGCCCTGACATTGAAGCTCGCCGTTCCGATCATCCTGCCCGACGAGGCGCAGGTCCTGCCCCCGCATGATCACTCAGCGCGGGCCATCGTCGTCGGTTGCGGCCGTGTCGGACAACTCGTCGGCAGCATGCTCGACGAGCATCGCAAGCCCTATATCGCGATCGATTCCGACGCCTCGCTGATCGCAGCCCAGCGCCGTGCCAATCGCCCCGCCTTCTACGGCGATGCCACCAAGCCGGATTTTCTGCGGCTCTGTGGCCTCGACGAGGCGACCGCCTTGATCGTGACGATCGACAATGCCCGTGCCGTCGACGCGACCGTTCTGGCGGCCCGCGCGCTCCGGCCCGATCTCGTCATCGTCGCCCGCGCCCGCGACGCGGCCCATGCCCGCCATCTCTACCGGATCGGCGTCAACGATGCGGTGCCGGAGACGATCGAGGCGAGCCTTCAGCTTTCGGAGGCGGCGCTGGTCGGGCTGGGCGTGCCGATGGGCCTGGTCATCGCCTCGGTGCATGAGAGGCGCGACGGCTTCCGCGCCGAGCTCAAGCCGGCAGACGCCTCGGCCCCAGCCCTTCCGCGACACGCCCGCTCGCGAAGGCTGTGA
- a CDS encoding MoxR family ATPase codes for MRFAGTENYVATEDLTVAVNAAIRLERPLLVKGEPGTGKTVLAEEIAAALKAPLITWHIKSTTKAQQGLYEYDAVSRLRDSQLGDPRVSDIGNYIKRGKLWEAFVAPERPVLLIDEIDKADIEFPNDLLLELDRMEFHVYETGETIRAARRPVMIITSNNEKELPDAFLRRCFFHYIRFPDAQTMQAIVEVHFPGIKKRLMEEALKLFFEVRDVPGIKKKPSTSELLDWLKLLVADEMTPEMLRERDPRKLIPPLHGALLKNEQDVSLFEKLAFMVRRDGR; via the coding sequence ATGCGTTTCGCCGGTACCGAGAACTATGTCGCCACCGAAGACCTCACCGTCGCCGTCAATGCCGCGATCCGGCTGGAGCGGCCCTTGCTGGTCAAGGGCGAGCCGGGCACCGGCAAGACCGTGCTGGCCGAGGAGATCGCGGCGGCGCTGAAGGCACCGCTGATCACCTGGCATATCAAGTCGACCACCAAGGCGCAGCAAGGCCTCTACGAATACGATGCGGTCAGCCGCCTGCGCGACAGCCAGCTCGGCGACCCGCGCGTCTCCGACATCGGCAACTACATCAAGCGCGGCAAGCTCTGGGAGGCCTTCGTCGCGCCCGAGCGCCCCGTGCTGCTGATCGACGAGATCGACAAGGCCGATATCGAATTCCCCAACGACCTCCTGCTCGAGCTCGACCGCATGGAGTTCCATGTCTACGAAACCGGCGAGACGATCAGGGCGGCGCGGCGGCCGGTGATGATCATCACCTCCAACAACGAAAAGGAGCTGCCGGATGCCTTCCTGCGCCGCTGCTTCTTCCACTACATCCGGTTCCCGGATGCGCAGACCATGCAGGCCATCGTCGAGGTGCATTTCCCGGGCATCAAGAAGCGGCTGATGGAGGAGGCGCTTAAGCTGTTCTTCGAGGTCCGCGACGTGCCGGGAATCAAGAAGAAGCCCTCGACCTCGGAGCTGCTCGACTGGCTGAAGCTGCTCGTCGCCGACGAGATGACCCCCGAGATGCTGCGCGAGCGCGATCCGCGCAAGCTGATCCCGCCGCTGCATGGCGCGCTGCTGAAGAACGAGCAGGACGTCTCGCTGTTCGAGAAGCTGGCGTTCATGGTCAGGCGGGACGGGCGGTAA
- a CDS encoding cell wall hydrolase yields MKRAVIVADAVRFSGTARYSRKAIPLLISLAAPALGACSMSPVETASTTAAPVAKSSQEARKRAVALAKADPREKECLVRAMYFESNRSNDGGLLGVGTVVMNRVESPRYPETICGVVGAPRQFAAGVMTRPMSPRDLPRVEAVAEDILNGRRNEAVGAAKHFHMAGMRFSYANMHYLTVAGGNAFYLKGERPERRRIEEPSYQLAAVSEPAPLTTTASSSALTSFAAAPPAFAPAATPASPALTVLVTAPLPPGRPLDLDLPKKTARAFVSPPKTVARLAALMPDTSRPRGLRLD; encoded by the coding sequence ATGAAGCGCGCCGTGATCGTTGCCGATGCTGTCCGTTTTTCGGGCACGGCCCGCTACAGCCGCAAAGCGATCCCGCTGCTGATTTCACTGGCTGCGCCGGCCCTGGGTGCCTGCAGCATGTCGCCGGTCGAGACCGCTTCGACAACCGCCGCGCCGGTGGCAAAGTCGTCCCAGGAGGCTCGCAAGCGCGCCGTCGCCCTGGCCAAGGCCGATCCGCGCGAGAAGGAATGCCTCGTCCGCGCGATGTATTTCGAATCGAACCGATCGAATGACGGCGGCCTGCTCGGCGTCGGCACGGTCGTGATGAACCGGGTGGAGTCGCCGCGCTATCCCGAGACGATCTGCGGCGTCGTCGGCGCCCCGCGCCAGTTCGCCGCTGGCGTAATGACGCGTCCGATGTCGCCTCGCGATCTGCCAAGGGTCGAGGCTGTCGCCGAGGATATCCTCAACGGCCGGCGCAACGAGGCCGTTGGAGCTGCAAAGCATTTTCATATGGCCGGCATGCGCTTTTCCTATGCCAACATGCACTACCTGACAGTGGCCGGCGGTAACGCCTTCTACCTGAAGGGCGAACGGCCCGAGCGGCGGCGCATCGAGGAGCCGAGCTATCAGCTCGCTGCGGTGTCCGAGCCTGCGCCTTTGACCACCACCGCATCGTCTTCGGCGCTGACCTCCTTCGCCGCCGCGCCGCCGGCCTTCGCACCGGCTGCCACGCCTGCAAGTCCGGCGTTGACCGTGCTCGTCACTGCACCGCTGCCGCCCGGGAGGCCGCTCGATCTCGACCTGCCCAAGAAGACCGCGCGCGCCTTCGTCTCCCCGCCGAAGACCGTCGCCCGTCTGGCTGCGCTGATGCCCGATACAAGCCGGCCTCGCGGCCTGCGGCTCGACTGA
- a CDS encoding histidine phosphatase family protein: MLLRHAKSNWPAGMVDRERPLAARGHEAAPVMGRYLADELLLPDLVLVSPARRTQETWDLVSPMLAEKPGIQHEPRIYEAKAQRLLEVVQETAPSVRTLLMIGHNPGFEDLAALLSGHGDRYAAARMAQKYPTCGLAVLDFAVEDWRDVAARGGRLDRFVTPASLGEGPDE, from the coding sequence ATGCTGCTCCGTCACGCGAAATCGAACTGGCCCGCCGGTATGGTCGACCGCGAGCGGCCGCTCGCGGCGCGAGGTCACGAGGCCGCTCCCGTGATGGGGCGCTATCTGGCCGATGAATTGCTGCTGCCGGACCTCGTGCTGGTCTCGCCGGCGCGCCGCACGCAGGAGACCTGGGACCTGGTCTCGCCGATGCTTGCGGAAAAGCCCGGCATCCAGCACGAGCCCCGGATCTACGAGGCGAAGGCGCAGCGGCTGCTTGAGGTCGTGCAGGAGACCGCGCCCTCCGTGCGGACGCTGCTGATGATCGGCCATAATCCTGGCTTCGAGGACCTCGCGGCGCTGCTGAGCGGCCATGGCGACCGCTATGCCGCTGCGCGCATGGCGCAGAAATATCCGACCTGCGGGCTCGCCGTGCTGGATTTCGCGGTCGAGGACTGGCGCGACGTCGCGGCCCGTGGCGGCCGCCTCGATCGCTTCGTGACGCCGGCCTCGCTGGGCGAAGGGCCGGACGAGTGA
- a CDS encoding YcjX family protein, protein MVSQGSYLDEARNAALAFGDSLLGMARPRLRLGVTGLSRSGKTVFTTALIQNLIEGAKLPVLKAATEGRISRVRLVPQPDPEIPRFPYEAHRASLNGEARRWPDSTRRISELRVEIDYERAAGWFKGPATLTLDIVDYPGEWLLDLALLGQDYKAWSRQAVGDARKSHRQQAAAAWLADLPSRDPAGPPDELAAEAASDLFKTYLARLRADPEAVAVTPPGRFLMPGDLEGSPALTFAPLDLGHDAAPRPGTLGGLMAERFEAYKRVVVAPFFRDHFARLDRQIVLVDVLAALDAGAPALADLETALGQALAAFQVGRNSWLSSLFSPRIERVLFAATKADHVHHTSHDRLAAVMSHLVGRATARAQGAGARVEAMALAAVRATREVRIRQGREDLPAIAGVPEAGETIDGEVFDGVGEAAIFPGELPERPEAVFEPQARWQIRAPRFRPPLVAPDAGGRNWPPPQIRLDRALEFLIGDRLA, encoded by the coding sequence ATCGTGAGCCAGGGTTCCTATCTCGACGAGGCGCGCAATGCCGCGCTTGCCTTCGGCGACAGCCTGCTGGGGATGGCACGGCCACGGCTGCGGCTCGGCGTCACCGGCCTGTCGCGCTCGGGCAAGACCGTCTTCACCACGGCGCTGATCCAGAATCTGATCGAGGGCGCGAAGCTGCCGGTGCTGAAGGCCGCGACCGAGGGGCGGATTTCGCGCGTGCGCCTGGTGCCGCAGCCCGATCCGGAGATACCGCGGTTTCCCTATGAGGCGCATCGGGCCTCGCTCAACGGCGAGGCGCGGCGCTGGCCGGACTCGACGCGGCGGATTTCGGAGCTGCGCGTCGAGATCGACTACGAGCGCGCCGCCGGCTGGTTCAAGGGGCCGGCGACACTGACCCTCGACATCGTCGACTATCCCGGCGAATGGCTGCTCGATCTCGCGCTGCTCGGACAGGACTACAAGGCCTGGTCGCGCCAGGCGGTCGGCGATGCGCGCAAGAGCCACCGACAGCAGGCCGCAGCGGCGTGGCTTGCCGACCTTCCGTCGCGCGATCCGGCCGGGCCGCCGGACGAACTCGCTGCCGAGGCGGCGAGCGACCTTTTCAAGACCTATCTCGCGCGGCTGAGGGCCGATCCGGAAGCGGTGGCCGTGACGCCGCCGGGGCGTTTCCTGATGCCCGGCGATCTCGAAGGCTCGCCGGCCCTGACCTTCGCACCGCTTGATCTCGGCCATGATGCCGCGCCGCGGCCCGGCACGCTCGGCGGGCTGATGGCGGAGCGTTTCGAGGCCTATAAGCGCGTCGTGGTGGCACCTTTCTTCCGCGACCACTTCGCCCGGCTCGACCGGCAGATCGTGCTGGTCGACGTGCTGGCTGCGCTCGATGCCGGGGCGCCGGCGCTGGCCGATCTCGAGACCGCTCTCGGGCAGGCACTGGCGGCTTTTCAGGTCGGACGCAATTCCTGGCTGTCGAGCCTGTTTTCGCCACGCATCGAGCGCGTGCTCTTCGCCGCGACCAAGGCCGACCATGTCCACCATACCAGCCATGACCGGCTGGCGGCGGTGATGTCGCATCTCGTTGGCCGCGCCACCGCCCGTGCCCAGGGCGCCGGAGCCCGGGTCGAGGCCATGGCGCTCGCCGCGGTACGGGCGACGCGGGAGGTCAGGATCAGGCAGGGCCGCGAGGACCTGCCTGCGATTGCCGGTGTGCCGGAAGCCGGCGAGACGATCGATGGCGAGGTTTTCGACGGGGTCGGCGAGGCTGCGATCTTTCCAGGCGAACTGCCCGAGCGTCCCGAGGCGGTCTTCGAGCCGCAGGCACGCTGGCAGATCCGGGCGCCGCGCTTCCGGCCGCCGCTGGTTGCGCCCGATGCCGGCGGGCGCAACTGGCCGCCGCCGCAGATCCGCCTCGACCGTGCGCTCGAATTCCTGATCGGGGACAGGCTGGCATGA
- a CDS encoding TIGR01620 family protein produces the protein MSKAPRAVRLDPTNPDAAIDEIAREGGIAILPESEPIDVAEPAAVPVAKRGWSWGSLFVAGLSGFLTLSIGVWAERTIVSLMNQSPVLGYAALTCAAIAALALFVMLLRVLRDILRERKVETLRLRATTALAGSSLTEARAVAEELARLYASRAETAKGRAFLADSLRQLFAARDVLTVAERSLMAPLDAAAQAQIAQAARRVSLVTAVSPRALIDVVFVLVACARLLRAIAGIYAGRPGTLGLIRLARQVLGHLVVTGGIAAGDAVIQQVVGQGLAARLSAKLGEGVLNGLLTARIGLAALAVCRPLPFVEATPPTLADVAGDLTSWRSAPEQGAP, from the coding sequence ATGAGCAAGGCGCCCCGCGCGGTCAGGCTGGACCCGACGAACCCCGATGCCGCCATCGATGAAATCGCTCGCGAGGGCGGCATCGCGATCCTGCCGGAGAGCGAGCCGATCGACGTCGCCGAACCCGCGGCCGTTCCAGTCGCGAAGCGAGGCTGGTCCTGGGGCAGCCTGTTCGTGGCTGGGCTCTCCGGCTTCCTGACGCTTTCGATCGGCGTCTGGGCCGAGCGCACCATCGTCTCGCTGATGAACCAGAGCCCGGTGCTGGGCTATGCGGCGCTGACCTGCGCGGCCATCGCGGCCCTGGCGCTGTTCGTCATGCTCCTGCGCGTGCTGCGCGACATCCTGCGCGAGCGCAAGGTCGAGACGCTGCGCCTGCGCGCCACGACCGCACTCGCCGGGAGCAGCCTGACGGAAGCCCGCGCGGTCGCCGAGGAACTGGCCCGCCTCTACGCCTCGCGGGCGGAGACGGCCAAGGGACGTGCGTTCCTCGCTGATAGCCTGCGGCAGCTCTTTGCGGCGCGCGACGTGCTGACCGTCGCCGAGCGCAGCCTGATGGCGCCGCTCGATGCGGCAGCCCAGGCGCAGATCGCGCAGGCGGCGCGGCGCGTCTCGCTCGTCACGGCTGTGAGCCCGCGGGCGCTGATCGACGTCGTCTTCGTGCTCGTCGCCTGCGCCAGGCTGCTGCGGGCGATCGCGGGCATCTATGCCGGGAGGCCGGGCACGCTCGGTCTGATCCGACTGGCGCGGCAGGTGCTCGGCCATCTCGTGGTGACCGGCGGGATCGCCGCGGGCGATGCGGTGATCCAGCAGGTGGTGGGGCAGGGGCTGGCGGCGCGGCTTTCGGCCAAGCTTGGCGAGGGCGTTCTGAACGGGCTGCTGACCGCGCGGATCGGGCTGGCGGCGCTCGCCGTCTGCCGGCCGCTGCCCTTCGTCGAGGCGACGCCGCCGACATTGGCGGACGTCGCGGGAGACCTGACCTCCTGGCGCAGTGCGCCGGAGCAGGGCGCGCCCTGA